The following coding sequences lie in one Populus nigra chromosome 15, ddPopNigr1.1, whole genome shotgun sequence genomic window:
- the LOC133673885 gene encoding 2-methoxy-6-polyprenyl-1,4-benzoquinol methylase, mitochondrial, whose product MALKLVSRKLGSKFLPMLSSTSPLHSHATSFGFKHVREEEKSQLVGNVFSSVASNYDLMNDLMSGGLHRLWKDRLVSMLNPFPGMKHLDVAGGTGDVAFRILDGISSIKRRANQDPINDHLQEETQIHVCDINPNMLNVGRKRAIERGLGEDKSLIWLEGDAEALSFEDNTMDGYTIAFGIRNVTHIEKVLAEAYRVLKHGGRFLCLELSHVEVPVFKELYDYYSFSVIPAVGELVAGDRDSYQYLVESIRRFPPQEKFASMIADAGFQKVEYENLVGGVVAIHSGLKI is encoded by the exons ATGGCGCTGAAATTGGTTAGCAGGAAGCTCGGGAGCAAATTCTTGCCCATGCTGTCTTCCACTTCTCCACTGCATTCACATGCCACTAGCTTTG gATTCAAACATGTtcgagaagaagaaaaaagtcaaCTGGTTGGTAATGTTTTCAGCAGTGTGGCCTCAAATTATGATCTCATGAATGATTTAATGAGTGGTGGATTACATAGGTTATGGAAGGACAG ACTGGTTTCTATGCTGAATCCATTTCCTGGAATGAAGCATCTTGATGTGGCTGGGGGAACAG GAGATGTTGCTTTCAGGATTCTGGATGGTATAAGTAGTATCAAGCGTAGAGCAAATCAAGATCCCATTAATGATCATTTACAGGAAGAAACACAGATACATGTGTGTGACATAAACCCAAACATGTTAAATGTTGGCAGAAAACGTGCTATAGAGAGAG GTCTTGGAGAAGACAAATCACTCATATGGTTGGAGGGAGATGCTGAAGCCTTGAGTTTTGAAGATAATACCATGGATGGCTACACAATAGCATTTGGAATTAGGAATGTTACACACATAGAGAAAGTTCTTGCTGAAGCGTATAG GGTATTAAAACACGGAGGAAGATTTCTTTGCCTTGAACTGAGCCACGTTGAAGTTCCTGTGTTTAAAGAATT ATATGATTATTATTCATTCTCAGTCATTCCAGCTGTGGGAGAGCTAGTTGCTGGTGATCGGGATTCTTATCAGTACTTAGTTGAGAGCATACGTCGTTTTCCTCCACAG GAGAAATTTGCTTCGATGATTGCAGATGCAGGATTTCAGAAGGTTGAGTATGAGAATCTCGTTGGGGGAGTTGTAGCCATTCATTCAGGTTTAAAAATATGA
- the LOC133673976 gene encoding GDSL esterase/lipase At1g29670-like: MESRLKALWVLSAVLLVSNWQHWTYGKAVPQVPCYFVFGDSLFDNGNNNYLSTPAKVNYLPYGIDFDTGASGRCSNGLNIADTIAEQLGFDSYISDFGVGSCTNYLDGVNYGSNGAGILDITGYLTGELYTMNIQLYNHNITVSRIAKILGSEEVARKYLSQCIYVSDMGHNDYLNNYFLDGYNSSQLYTPEEYAQLLIETYETQLETLYCSGARKIAVFGLIRVGCMPSNIQKNPNELDASTCAYKLNDYVQIFNDKLQELLRKLNDRHTDAVFTYINSYEIDSDDQTNTGFTQTRKSCCEVESGSVPCKSLSFPCSNRSDYVYWDGAHFTEAKAWAFGKRAYKRQSPKDAYPYDISELVKLKLDDSDAYDIKHAQL, from the exons ATGGAAAGCAGGCTCAAGGCATTGTGGGTGCTGTCTGCGGTGTTGCTGGTGTCAAACTGGCAACACTGGACTTATGGAAAGGCCGTACCTCAAGTTCCTTGCTACTTCGTCTTTGGAGATTCCCTCTTTGATAACGGAAACAATAACTACCTTAGCACTCCAGCTAAAGTTAATTACCTACCTTATGGGATCGACTTTGATACTGGGGCTTCAGGAAGGTGCAGCAACGGCCTCAACATAGCTGACACCATTG ctGAACAATTAGGTTTCGACAGTTACATTTCGGACTTTGGTGTCGGCAGCTGCACCAATTATCTAGATGGTGTAAATTATGGATCGAATGGAGCTGGCATCCTTGATATAACTGGCTATCTTACG GGAGAACTATATACCATGAATATTCAGTTATATAATCACAATATCACGGTTTCACGAATTGCCAAGATCTTGGGAAGCGAGGAAGTTGCTAGGAAGTACTTAAGCCAATGCATCTACGTGTCTGATATGGGTCATAACGACTACCTCAACAATTATTTCTTGGACGGCTACAATAGCAGCCAGCTATATACCCCTGAAGAATATGCCCAACTTCTAATTGAAACTTATGAAACTCAGCTGGAG ACATTGTATTGCTCAGGAGCAAGAAAGATAGCTGTGTTCGGACTTATTCGGGTAGGTTGTATGCCGTccaacatacaaaaaaatcccAATGAACTAGATGCATCTACATGTGCTTACAAGCTCAATGATTATGTTCAAATTTTCAACGACAAGCTTCAAGAACTGCTCAGAAAACTTAATGATAGGCATACTGATGCTGTGTTTACCTACATAAACTCTTACGAAATTGATTCTGATGATCAGACGAATACAG GTTTTACACAAACCCGTAAGAGCTGTTGCGAGGTAGAATCTGGTTCAGTCCCATGTAAATCTCTCTCCTTCCCATGTAGCAACAGGAGTGACTATGTGTACTGGGATGGAGCCCATTTTACTGAAGCTAAAGCTTGGGCCTTCGGAAAAAGAGCATATAAACGTCAGTCACCAAAGGACGCTTATCCATATGATATCAGCGAACTAGTTAAGCTGAAGCTTGATGATTCTGATGCTTACGATATCAAGCATGCCCAGCTCTGA